One window of the Shimwellia blattae DSM 4481 = NBRC 105725 genome contains the following:
- a CDS encoding DMT family transporter: MSSKTKCWLWMLLVILSETSATSTLKMFGSSEGSTKMMLLALLVALYCTCYYSLSRAVKDIPVGLAYATWSGTGILVVSTLGMAFYGQHPDTAAIIGMAVIASGIVIMNLFSKMGSEESEEAAPEAPVAAMNKEIAN; encoded by the coding sequence ATGTCTTCTAAAACAAAATGCTGGTTATGGATGCTGCTGGTTATCCTCTCGGAGACCTCGGCCACGTCGACACTAAAAATGTTCGGCAGCAGTGAAGGCAGCACCAAAATGATGCTGCTTGCGCTGCTGGTGGCGCTCTACTGCACCTGTTATTACTCGCTCTCCCGGGCGGTAAAAGATATCCCCGTAGGCCTGGCCTACGCCACCTGGTCCGGCACCGGCATTCTGGTGGTGTCGACACTCGGGATGGCGTTTTACGGCCAGCACCCGGATACCGCAGCAATTATCGGCATGGCGGTTATCGCCAGCGGTATCGTGATTATGAATCTGTTCTCAAAAATGGGTTCTGAAGAGAGCGAAGAGGCCGCCCCCGAGGCACCTGTCGCTGCCATGAACAAAGAAATCGCCAACTAA
- a CDS encoding DMT family transporter has product MLNLGFVWLALSIGSEITGTSMIKKTNGFSKLAPSVLVVCAYGLCYFALTRAMSTIPVGVAYSLWCGFGIVGVTICSMILYKQKPDLAAIIAMALIISGGVIMNVFSTM; this is encoded by the coding sequence ATGCTTAATCTCGGATTTGTATGGCTGGCGCTGTCTATCGGCTCCGAAATCACCGGCACGTCAATGATCAAAAAGACCAACGGCTTTAGCAAACTGGCCCCTTCGGTGCTGGTGGTGTGCGCCTATGGCCTGTGCTACTTCGCCCTTACCCGTGCAATGAGCACCATCCCGGTTGGCGTGGCCTACTCGTTATGGTGCGGTTTCGGTATTGTGGGGGTGACTATCTGCTCGATGATCCTCTATAAGCAGAAGCCGGATCTGGCGGCAATTATCGCCATGGCGCTGATTATCTCCGGCGGCGTTATCATGAACGTCTTCTCGACCATGTAA